A region from the uncultured Draconibacterium sp. genome encodes:
- a CDS encoding tRNA-dihydrouridine synthase, translated as MNNFWQEFNTPVFSLAPMEDVTDTVFREIVMGMAAPQKLHIVFTEFTSVEGMNHPVGRKRVAERLIVNTSEQELLKKLGVKLVAQIWGSDPEIYHNIAKYITKNYNFDGIDINMGCPVKKVFKIGACSALIGDPERAKEIVLATKEATHLPVSVKTRTGIKEHITENWIANLLEVDPAAIILHGRTQRMQSEGDACWDEIAKAVKLKNSLKPHIPVHGNGDVFSYQQGIDRVKQTGVNGVMIGRGIFQNPWFFNPEKTEITKDERIEKLLQHTRLFEHTWGGIKNFNILKRFYKIYLNSFPGAAKLRADLMEVKDYPEVYKYFNS; from the coding sequence ATGAATAATTTCTGGCAAGAATTTAATACACCGGTTTTTTCGCTGGCCCCAATGGAAGACGTTACCGATACTGTTTTTCGTGAAATTGTAATGGGCATGGCAGCTCCGCAAAAATTGCACATCGTATTTACCGAATTTACGTCGGTTGAAGGCATGAATCATCCGGTTGGACGAAAGCGTGTTGCGGAACGATTGATTGTAAACACTTCTGAGCAAGAATTATTGAAAAAGCTGGGAGTTAAACTGGTGGCGCAAATTTGGGGAAGCGATCCGGAGATTTACCATAACATAGCCAAATACATTACCAAAAATTACAATTTTGATGGTATTGACATTAATATGGGTTGCCCCGTAAAAAAAGTGTTTAAAATTGGTGCCTGCAGCGCATTAATTGGTGACCCCGAACGTGCAAAAGAAATTGTGCTTGCGACAAAAGAAGCCACACACCTGCCGGTTAGCGTAAAAACCCGCACCGGAATTAAAGAACATATTACCGAAAACTGGATAGCCAATTTACTGGAAGTTGATCCTGCAGCCATTATTTTACACGGCCGCACCCAGCGTATGCAATCAGAAGGCGATGCCTGTTGGGACGAAATTGCCAAAGCGGTAAAACTAAAAAACAGCTTAAAACCTCATATCCCCGTTCACGGAAACGGCGATGTTTTTTCGTACCAACAAGGGATCGACCGTGTTAAACAAACCGGTGTTAACGGTGTGATGATTGGCCGGGGTATTTTCCAAAACCCCTGGTTTTTTAATCCTGAAAAAACAGAAATTACCAAAGATGAACGCATTGAAAAACTGCTTCAGCATACCCGTTTGTTTGAGCACACATGGGGTGGCATAAAAAATTTCAATATCCTAAAACGCTTTTATAAAATATACCTCAATTCATTTCCAGGAGCTGCAAAACTAAGAGCCGATTTAATGGAAGTAAAAGACTACCCAGAGGTGTATAAATATTTCAACTCATAA
- a CDS encoding rhodanese-related sulfurtransferase, with protein sequence MFLYNRVNKEELKKRLAEESFQRKTISFYRYRILEDPQAFRDELFRDWFPLDCFGRIYVAREGINAQMSVPEHHFEAFLKTMKKYEILNEIPIKYAIEDDGKSFYKLTIKVRPKLVADGLDDHAYDVTNVGKHLSGLEFHNEIGKENTVLVDMRNYYESEIGHFEGAICPEADTFREELEMVTDLLENKKDQKILLYCTGGIRCEKASAYLKHQGFNDVNQLHGGVLEYARQIKAAKLDSKFLGKNFVFDERLGESVNGEIISKCHQCGKPCDSHTNCDNHGCHILFIQCPECAEKYHGCCTPECAHEKMQDTGRPSNLRIGFGNSRKFRKSLSLMQLEQQK encoded by the coding sequence ATGTTTTTATACAACAGGGTAAATAAAGAAGAACTAAAAAAAAGGCTCGCTGAAGAAAGCTTTCAACGAAAAACGATTTCATTTTATCGTTATCGTATTCTGGAGGATCCGCAGGCATTTCGCGATGAACTTTTTCGTGACTGGTTTCCCCTGGATTGCTTTGGCCGCATTTATGTTGCCCGCGAAGGAATTAATGCACAAATGAGTGTTCCGGAGCATCACTTCGAAGCATTTCTTAAAACAATGAAAAAATATGAAATTCTGAATGAAATACCTATAAAATATGCCATTGAAGATGATGGTAAATCGTTTTATAAACTAACCATTAAAGTACGTCCTAAACTTGTTGCCGATGGTTTGGATGACCATGCCTACGATGTTACCAACGTTGGAAAACACCTGAGCGGACTTGAATTCCACAACGAAATTGGCAAAGAAAACACTGTGCTTGTTGATATGCGCAACTACTACGAAAGCGAGATTGGCCATTTTGAAGGAGCCATTTGCCCCGAAGCGGATACTTTTCGGGAGGAGCTTGAAATGGTTACCGACCTGCTTGAAAACAAAAAGGACCAGAAAATACTGTTGTACTGCACCGGAGGAATTCGTTGCGAAAAAGCCAGTGCCTACCTGAAACACCAGGGTTTTAACGATGTAAACCAGTTGCATGGTGGCGTTTTGGAATATGCCCGTCAGATAAAAGCGGCAAAGCTCGATTCAAAGTTCTTAGGTAAAAACTTTGTGTTTGACGAACGTTTGGGCGAAAGTGTGAACGGCGAAATTATTTCGAAATGTCATCAGTGTGGAAAGCCCTGTGATTCGCATACCAACTGCGATAATCACGGCTGCCATATTCTATTTATCCAGTGCCCGGAGTGTGCCGAAAAATATCACGGTTGCTGCACTCCCGAATGTGCCCACGAGAAAATGCAAGACACCGGCCGTCCATCCAATTTGCGCATTGGGTTTGGAAACAGTCGGAAATTCAGAAAAAGCCTTTCGTTAATGCAACTCGAGCAACAGAAATAA
- a CDS encoding TlpA disulfide reductase family protein, which produces MKQLSILIFITFFSFSSFAQDAFTLVKEGELAPDFTIVLEDGSEKQLSDLKGKVVWINFFADWCPPCRKELPHLDKEVYEKFKDQAFEVLVIGREHDWTTVHNFKKEKGYKMPFYPDPKRDIFSKYAKQNIPRNFVIDKNGKIAVASIGFKEDEFKGIIEKVSELLK; this is translated from the coding sequence ATGAAACAATTATCAATACTCATTTTTATCACATTTTTTTCGTTTAGCAGCTTCGCACAAGATGCTTTCACTCTGGTTAAAGAAGGGGAATTAGCTCCCGATTTCACCATCGTGCTCGAAGATGGATCAGAAAAACAGCTTTCCGATTTAAAAGGCAAAGTGGTGTGGATAAACTTTTTTGCCGATTGGTGTCCGCCCTGCCGAAAGGAACTGCCCCACCTCGACAAGGAAGTATACGAAAAATTTAAAGACCAGGCATTTGAAGTACTGGTAATTGGCCGCGAACATGATTGGACGACGGTACATAATTTCAAAAAAGAAAAAGGCTACAAAATGCCATTTTACCCCGACCCAAAACGCGATATCTTTTCAAAATATGCCAAGCAAAATATTCCGCGTAATTTCGTAATTGATAAAAATGGTAAAATTGCAGTTGCTTCTATTGGTTTTAAGGAGGATGAATTCAAGGGAATTATTGAGAAAGTAAGTGAATTATTAAAATAG
- a CDS encoding phosphoribosylaminoimidazolesuccinocarboxamide synthase: MGNALTKTAFNFPGQKSHYKGKVRDVYNINDDFLVMVVSDRISAFDVVLPKGIPFKGQVLNQIAEKFLDATADIVPNWKIATPDPNVTVGHFCETFPVEMIVRGYLTGSSWRLYKNGGRDICGVPLPEGLKEHQAFPEPLLTPTTKAEQGAHDENISREEIIKQGLVSEEDYVELERISLELFKRGSEIAKEMGLILVDTKYEFGKKDGQIYLIDEIHTPDSSRYFYADGYQERFDKGENQKQLSKEFVREWLMENNFQGREGDVLPEIPEEFVNQVSERYIELFESITGDKFVKSDTTKIEERIENAVNDFLKKQA; this comes from the coding sequence ATGGGCAACGCACTTACAAAAACAGCTTTTAATTTTCCGGGGCAAAAAAGCCATTATAAAGGAAAGGTTCGCGACGTTTACAACATTAACGACGATTTTTTGGTAATGGTCGTTTCCGATCGTATTTCAGCATTCGATGTGGTTCTTCCGAAAGGAATTCCTTTTAAGGGACAGGTACTTAACCAAATTGCAGAAAAATTTCTGGATGCCACTGCCGACATTGTTCCAAACTGGAAAATTGCAACACCTGACCCGAACGTTACAGTAGGTCATTTTTGCGAAACATTTCCGGTTGAAATGATTGTGCGCGGATACTTAACCGGAAGCTCGTGGCGCCTGTACAAAAATGGGGGTCGCGATATTTGCGGCGTTCCACTTCCGGAAGGTTTAAAAGAACACCAGGCCTTTCCGGAGCCGCTGTTAACACCAACTACAAAGGCTGAGCAAGGTGCTCACGACGAAAATATTTCGAGAGAAGAGATTATAAAACAAGGCCTGGTTTCTGAAGAAGACTATGTGGAACTGGAGCGTATTTCGCTTGAACTATTTAAACGTGGTAGCGAAATTGCCAAAGAAATGGGATTAATACTGGTGGATACCAAATACGAGTTTGGTAAAAAAGATGGCCAGATTTACCTGATTGATGAGATTCACACACCCGACTCGTCGCGTTATTTTTACGCCGATGGTTACCAGGAGCGATTTGATAAAGGTGAAAACCAGAAGCAGCTTTCGAAAGAATTTGTGCGCGAATGGTTAATGGAAAATAATTTCCAGGGGCGCGAAGGCGATGTTTTACCGGAAATTCCGGAAGAATTTGTAAACCAGGTATCGGAACGCTACATTGAGCTTTTCGAAAGTATTACCGGCGATAAATTTGTAAAATCGGATACTACAAAAATTGAAGAGCGCATTGAAAATGCCGTCAACGATTTTTTAAAAAAACAAGCATAA
- a CDS encoding PhoH family protein, whose amino-acid sequence MDKQILLEGIDLLEFFGVNNSKIELIKRLFPKINITARGHALFIQGEPKEIKAFEKKFALLLDHYFQFNILTEEIINELMASGISTLEENGSNEPDIIVFGNSGKPVRARTPNQRRLVEANAKSDLIFAIGPAGTGKTYTAIALAVRALKNKEIRKIILSRPAVEAGENLGFLPGDLKDKIDPYLQPLYDALQDMIPAKKLEEFMKDGTIQIAPLAFMRGRTLSNAYVILDEAQNTTVNQLKMFLTRMGMNAKFIITGDITQIDLPRKSNSGLVQALKILKGIKSISTIYFDKKDIVRHKLVRDIVEAYDKHADEHAHTKTDVKE is encoded by the coding sequence TTGGATAAACAAATACTACTTGAAGGAATTGATCTCCTTGAATTTTTTGGAGTAAACAATTCAAAAATAGAACTTATAAAGCGGCTTTTCCCAAAGATAAATATCACGGCACGCGGGCATGCACTCTTTATTCAGGGAGAACCAAAAGAAATTAAGGCTTTTGAAAAGAAGTTCGCCCTCCTGCTCGACCATTATTTTCAGTTTAATATACTTACCGAAGAGATTATCAACGAATTAATGGCTTCGGGAATATCAACATTGGAAGAAAACGGAAGCAACGAACCCGACATTATTGTTTTTGGCAATAGTGGAAAACCCGTGAGAGCCCGCACACCCAACCAGCGCCGATTGGTGGAGGCAAACGCAAAAAGCGATCTTATTTTTGCCATAGGCCCTGCCGGTACCGGAAAAACCTACACTGCAATTGCCCTGGCTGTCAGAGCGCTAAAAAATAAAGAAATACGCAAAATAATATTAAGCCGTCCGGCTGTTGAGGCCGGTGAGAACCTCGGATTTCTTCCGGGCGATTTAAAAGACAAAATTGATCCTTACCTGCAACCGCTTTACGATGCCCTGCAAGATATGATTCCGGCTAAAAAACTGGAAGAATTTATGAAAGACGGAACCATACAAATTGCCCCGCTCGCCTTTATGCGCGGACGTACACTCAGCAATGCCTATGTTATTTTAGACGAAGCCCAGAATACCACCGTTAACCAGTTAAAAATGTTTTTAACGCGAATGGGAATGAATGCTAAATTTATAATTACCGGCGACATCACCCAAATAGACCTGCCCCGCAAAAGCAACTCGGGTTTGGTTCAGGCACTAAAAATTTTGAAAGGGATTAAAAGTATATCAACCATATATTTTGATAAAAAAGATATTGTGCGGCACAAACTGGTGCGCGATATTGTTGAAGCTTACGATAAACATGCTGATGAGCATGCACACACAAAAACGGATGTGAAGGAATAA
- the mazG gene encoding nucleoside triphosphate pyrophosphohydrolase: protein MQRKVEEFKRLLDIMDELREKCPWDKKQTLESLRKLTIEETYELGDAILKSDLQEIKKELGDLLLHIVFYAKIGHEKGAFDIGDVLEGINEKLIYRHPHIFGDVDVDGSADKVAENWEALKLKEKGGNKRVLEGVPAAMPALVKANRIQEKARGVGFDWEYKEQVWDKVKEEVEELNHEIDKADTDKMEGEFGDLLFAVVNAARLYGIDPEAALERTNLKFIKRFNFLESKTLMQGKSLHDMSLSEMDEIWEEAKKQE, encoded by the coding sequence ATGCAAAGAAAAGTTGAAGAATTTAAGCGCTTACTGGATATAATGGATGAACTGCGCGAGAAATGTCCGTGGGATAAAAAACAAACCCTGGAATCGTTGCGAAAACTTACCATTGAAGAAACCTATGAATTGGGGGATGCCATTTTAAAAAGCGATTTGCAGGAGATAAAAAAAGAGTTGGGCGATTTACTTTTACACATTGTTTTTTATGCCAAAATAGGCCACGAAAAAGGGGCTTTTGATATTGGCGATGTGTTGGAAGGAATAAACGAAAAGCTGATTTATCGGCATCCACATATTTTTGGCGATGTTGACGTTGATGGCTCGGCCGATAAAGTGGCAGAAAACTGGGAGGCCCTAAAACTGAAAGAGAAAGGTGGAAACAAGCGTGTTTTAGAAGGGGTGCCTGCAGCTATGCCGGCTTTGGTAAAAGCCAATCGTATTCAGGAAAAAGCCCGTGGAGTGGGTTTTGATTGGGAATACAAAGAGCAGGTTTGGGACAAGGTGAAGGAGGAAGTTGAAGAGTTAAACCACGAAATTGACAAAGCCGACACGGATAAAATGGAGGGCGAATTTGGCGATTTGCTTTTTGCTGTGGTTAATGCTGCCCGTTTGTATGGAATTGATCCGGAAGCAGCTCTGGAACGTACCAACCTAAAATTTATTAAACGCTTTAATTTTCTTGAAAGTAAAACGCTGATGCAGGGAAAAAGTCTGCACGATATGAGTCTGTCCGAAATGGATGAGATTTGGGAAGAAGCTAAAAAGCAAGAATAA
- a CDS encoding flavodoxin family protein, with translation MKIVAINGSPRKNGNTSLLIEEMFKIFQAEVFETEVVQLGNKPVHGCTACGKCREIQDRKCHIKNNLLNVCIEKMIEADGIILGSPVYFSDVTTEIKALMDVAGYVTRGNGHLLKRKVGAGIISVRRGGALPTFDTMNRFFLINQMIVPGSSYWNFAFGKNKGDVLKDEEGIQTIRILAENMSWLLKKIKTD, from the coding sequence ATGAAAATAGTTGCAATTAACGGAAGCCCAAGAAAAAACGGAAATACATCCTTGCTCATTGAAGAGATGTTTAAAATCTTTCAGGCAGAAGTTTTTGAAACCGAGGTGGTTCAGCTGGGCAACAAACCGGTTCATGGCTGCACAGCCTGTGGTAAATGCCGCGAAATACAAGACCGTAAATGCCATATTAAAAATAACCTGCTGAATGTTTGTATTGAAAAAATGATTGAAGCCGATGGAATTATCCTTGGTTCGCCGGTGTATTTTTCGGATGTTACTACCGAAATAAAAGCGCTGATGGACGTTGCCGGTTATGTTACCCGCGGCAACGGACATTTATTAAAACGAAAAGTTGGTGCAGGAATTATTTCTGTTCGCAGGGGTGGTGCATTGCCCACCTTTGATACCATGAACCGATTTTTCCTGATTAACCAAATGATTGTTCCGGGCTCGAGTTATTGGAATTTTGCTTTTGGTAAAAACAAAGGCGATGTGCTAAAGGATGAAGAAGGTATTCAGACCATACGCATCCTTGCCGAAAACATGAGCTGGCTGCTGAAAAAGATTAAAACAGATTAG
- a CDS encoding DUF4159 domain-containing protein, translating to MRISFLFLVLLITLGSAAQNSSVKIALLKYSGGGDWYSDPTALPNLIEFCNNNIQTNISPEPSTIEIGSPEIFNFPFVHLTGHGNIILSENDAINLKVYLEGGGFLHIDDNYGLDEYIRREMKKVFPDKEFIELPPSHAIFHQKYSFNEGIPKIHEHDNKTPQAFGLFIENRMVCLYTYETDLGDGWEDPDVHNDPDDLRQKALQMGANIIAFVFGQ from the coding sequence ATGCGAATTTCATTCCTGTTCCTGGTCTTGCTGATAACGCTTGGATCTGCAGCGCAAAACAGCAGCGTAAAAATTGCGCTGTTAAAATATAGCGGCGGTGGCGACTGGTATTCCGACCCAACAGCGTTGCCCAATTTAATTGAATTTTGCAACAATAACATCCAAACCAATATCAGCCCCGAGCCATCAACCATTGAAATTGGCAGTCCTGAAATTTTTAATTTCCCTTTCGTTCACCTTACCGGGCATGGCAACATAATTTTATCGGAAAACGATGCCATAAACCTAAAGGTTTACCTCGAAGGTGGTGGGTTTTTACACATCGATGACAATTACGGCCTTGATGAATATATTCGGCGCGAAATGAAAAAAGTATTTCCCGACAAAGAGTTTATTGAACTGCCACCTTCGCACGCCATATTTCACCAGAAATATTCGTTTAACGAAGGAATACCCAAAATTCACGAACACGATAATAAAACACCACAGGCATTTGGCCTTTTTATTGAAAACCGCATGGTGTGTTTGTACACCTACGAAACCGATCTTGGCGATGGATGGGAAGACCCGGACGTCCACAACGACCCGGATGACCTGCGACAAAAAGCCTTGCAAATGGGCGCTAACATTATTGCCTTTGTATTCGGACAATAA
- a CDS encoding ABC transporter ATP-binding protein: MNYNLDTKSAQGKKKRPLLASLKKLVAIISDERRNLIIAFFAITVNASLSLAGAYVIGYTIDNYVQNKDYQGVLLFAGILLVMYIIAFFVNYAQMIMMGGIGQRMLYSLRNSVFNKLQELPLDFFNQNKSGDLISRINNDTQKVNEFFSQSLMRFIGGIITMTGAGILLLAINLPLGLAALSPALFLLVFTKIISPWIRRKNEASLESLGKLSAEIQESLANFKVVVAFNRRDYFRDRFMKVNHENYKRSVYAGIANNVLNPVYTFAANIGQLIVLALGIYLIIQGSFTVGLLISFIAYVMNFYNPLRQLAILWANFQQALAAWDRISYLLSLESNLEVTEETEIHKNASLVHFNDVSFSYPNGKEVLHKVNFRLERGKTYAFIGPTGGGKTTTASLIARLYDATKGTLLLNGRDIKSYKAEERAAKIGVILQEPILFSGNVRENILYGNESLQAMSNKELEDYLQEAGLGSLLQRFDRGLETPIQMTGEGISLGQKQLIAFMRAILRKPELLILDEATANIDTVTEQQLEAIINNLPSSTTKVIIAHRLNTIENADEIFFVNSGEITAAGSFNKALDLLMQGINES, from the coding sequence ATGAATTATAATCTGGATACAAAATCAGCGCAGGGCAAAAAGAAACGCCCATTACTAGCCTCGCTAAAAAAACTGGTGGCTATTATTAGTGATGAACGACGTAACCTTATTATTGCATTTTTTGCCATAACGGTAAATGCCTCACTTAGTTTGGCCGGCGCCTATGTAATTGGATACACCATCGATAATTATGTGCAAAACAAAGACTACCAAGGCGTGCTGCTTTTTGCAGGCATTTTGCTTGTCATGTACATCATTGCGTTTTTTGTAAACTATGCGCAAATGATAATGATGGGTGGCATTGGGCAACGTATGTTATACAGCCTACGCAACTCGGTATTCAATAAATTACAGGAATTACCGCTCGATTTTTTCAACCAAAACAAATCGGGCGACCTGATATCGCGAATTAACAACGATACCCAAAAAGTAAACGAGTTCTTTTCGCAATCGCTAATGCGTTTTATTGGCGGAATTATTACCATGACCGGTGCGGGTATTTTACTTCTGGCTATTAACCTGCCACTGGGTTTGGCAGCGCTCTCTCCTGCCCTTTTCCTTCTGGTTTTTACAAAAATAATATCGCCGTGGATACGCCGCAAAAACGAGGCAAGTCTTGAAAGTCTGGGGAAACTTTCGGCTGAAATACAGGAAAGCCTGGCCAACTTTAAGGTAGTGGTGGCTTTTAACCGCCGCGATTATTTTCGAGACCGTTTTATGAAAGTCAACCACGAAAATTATAAGCGTTCGGTATATGCCGGCATTGCCAATAATGTGCTTAACCCGGTTTATACTTTTGCGGCCAATATTGGTCAGCTTATTGTTTTGGCACTGGGTATTTACCTTATCATTCAGGGCAGTTTCACCGTTGGCTTACTCATAAGTTTTATCGCCTATGTAATGAACTTTTACAATCCTTTGCGACAACTGGCCATACTTTGGGCTAATTTTCAACAGGCGTTGGCAGCCTGGGATCGTATCTCTTATTTGCTTTCGCTCGAGAGCAACCTGGAAGTTACAGAAGAAACAGAAATACATAAGAACGCATCGCTGGTACATTTTAACGATGTTTCGTTTAGTTACCCAAATGGCAAGGAGGTGCTGCACAAAGTAAACTTCAGGCTCGAACGCGGAAAAACCTATGCTTTTATTGGCCCAACCGGAGGAGGAAAAACGACTACGGCCTCGTTAATTGCCCGTTTATATGATGCCACAAAAGGCACACTATTGCTTAATGGTCGCGATATAAAATCATATAAAGCAGAAGAAAGGGCCGCAAAGATCGGTGTTATTCTGCAGGAGCCAATTCTTTTCTCGGGTAACGTAAGAGAGAATATTCTTTACGGTAACGAGTCTCTGCAGGCCATGAGTAACAAAGAGCTGGAAGATTATCTACAGGAAGCAGGACTGGGAAGTTTACTGCAACGTTTTGACCGCGGCCTGGAAACGCCAATACAAATGACAGGTGAAGGAATAAGTTTGGGACAAAAACAACTTATTGCTTTTATGCGAGCTATTTTACGCAAACCGGAACTCCTGATTTTGGATGAAGCAACAGCAAATATTGATACGGTAACCGAACAGCAACTGGAAGCGATTATTAATAATCTGCCCAGTTCAACAACTAAAGTTATTATTGCTCACCGTTTAAACACCATTGAAAATGCCGATGAGATCTTTTTTGTAAACTCGGGAGAAATAACAGCTGCCGGTTCTTTTAACAAAGCTCTTGATTTACTGATGCAAGGAATAAATGAAAGTTAA